The nucleotide sequence TGTTGTAAATTTTTTGGTCAAAATGCAACAAAGCGACTCCGCAAATTCCCCAATTTGAATTGGATGCATCATGTAATAATTGGTCTAAATACATGGCTTGGTGTGCTCTATGAAAACCTCCAACACCTACGTGAACTATTCCAGTTTTTATATTTTCTCGATTATATTGGGGCGTAGAAACCCTTTCAGAAATGTTTGAGACATTTCTGTTATTTAATTTATAATGTTCCATGATGCTTATTTTTTTCCTTCGAATTTTTGAAATAATACGGCTAGAATGATGATTCCACCTTTGACAACTTGTTGTGGATAAGAAGGTACGTTTAATAGGTTTAAGATATTTCCAATTAGTCCTAAGATAAGAACTCCCATAAGTGTGTTGATGGCTGTTCCTTTTCCTCCATTTAAACTAGCACCACCAATAACAACTGCTGCAATGGCATCTAATTCCCAAGCTACTCCCATGTTAGGAGACCCTAAGTTGGTTCTTGAAGCAGTAATCACTGCGGCAATAGCGGCTAATGAGCCTGAGATAGCGTAAACCAAAAACTTGTATTTGTTTACTTTAATTCCAGACAAACGAGAAGCTTCTTCGTTACTTCCCATTGCGATAACTAAACGTCCAAAGACATTATAACGTAGCATTACCGATGCCATTGCAACGATTATGAAAAATACGATGGCAATATTTGGAATCCCAAGAGTTGATTTATTAGCAAAATCAGACATGAACTCTCCACCTGGAGAATCAAATGTTACAGGAGAACCTTTAGAATAAATAAATCCTAATCCTCTAGCTACGGTCATCAAGGCTAAGGTGGCTATAAAAGGTGCCATTTTTTGATAAGCAACTAAGTAGCCAGATAAACTACCCAAGGCAAAACCTAAAATAATGGTTGCTAATATCGCTACAGGTAATATGACCGTATTAATCAAAAGAGCAAAAGTTACGGCTAATAAAGCCACCATAGAACCTACAGAAAGGTCAATACCGCCAGTAAGAATTACAATTAACATTCCGATACTAATAATTCCAATACCGGATACTTGTTTTAGTAAATTAGAAAGATTGGTTTCTGTAAAAAATACATCAGAAATTAATGCTGAGAAAATAACCAGCATAACAAATATAAAAATCGTATTGTATTTGATTAAAAAATTTAGGATTCCACCAGAACCGCTAGACTGTTGTTTTATAGATAAATTCATTGTTTTGATATTTTAGTAATTATTATTTATTGTTTTAATGCTTCGCCAATCGAATACCTTAAAATGTTTTCTTCTGAGAATTTTTCTTTCGGCAATTCGCCAAAGATGGTTCC is from Flavobacterium sp. NG2 and encodes:
- a CDS encoding ABC transporter permease; translation: MNLSIKQQSSGSGGILNFLIKYNTIFIFVMLVIFSALISDVFFTETNLSNLLKQVSGIGIISIGMLIVILTGGIDLSVGSMVALLAVTFALLINTVILPVAILATIILGFALGSLSGYLVAYQKMAPFIATLALMTVARGLGFIYSKGSPVTFDSPGGEFMSDFANKSTLGIPNIAIVFFIIVAMASVMLRYNVFGRLVIAMGSNEEASRLSGIKVNKYKFLVYAISGSLAAIAAVITASRTNLGSPNMGVAWELDAIAAVVIGGASLNGGKGTAINTLMGVLILGLIGNILNLLNVPSYPQQVVKGGIIILAVLFQKFEGKK